The sequence TGCACGCGCCCTGCGGCGCGCATCTCGGAGATGAGGTTCTGCGGGGTGTCGGCGGCCTTGATTTTCCCCCCGTCGATGATGATGACACGGTTGGCGATCATTTCCACCTCGCTGAGGATGTGGGTGGAAATGAGTACCGTATGGTTGAGCGAGAGGTGCTTGATGAGCTCGCGGATCTGGCGGATCTGGATGGGGTCGAGTCCGTTGGTCGGCTCGTCGAGGATGAGCAGGTCGGGCTGGTGCACCAGCGCGTCGGCGAGCCCGACCCGCTGTCGGTAGCCCTTCGAGAGGGTTTTGATCATTTTCCTGCGGACCCCCTCCAGCCCGCAGGTGTCGATCACATGGGAGACCCGGCGGCGGGCGTCGGAATTGGAAAGCCCCTTGATGCGGGCGCGGAAGGAGAGGTATTCGCGGACCCGCATGTCATCGTAGAGCGGCACGTTCTCCGGCATGTAGCCGATGCGTTTCCGCGCCTCGATGGATTGGCGGAAGATATCGAAATCCGCGATGCGGGCGGAGCCGCCGGATGGGGGCAGGTAGCCGGTGAGCATCCGCAGCGTGGTGGTTTTCCCGGCCCCGTTCGGCCCCAGGAAACCTACGATCTCACCGCGCGCCACGGAGAATGAGACATCACGGACGGCGAGGTGGCGGCCGTAGCGCTTGGAGAGGTTGGTGGCTTCGATCATGGGCTGGCGGGTGGATGGATATTTCCACCCCGCAAAGGTTGACGCAAGCCTGCGAGACCATTAACTACTCCCTGCGCGCAGCCGGGCGGGGGAGATTTCCTCAGCCCACTCACGCCCCCAAGGCAAAAAAGCACATGAATTCATCGGTTTCGGCACGGCTCAACGCGGATCTCCTCGACGAAAAATACGCCCTTTGGTGCGAGGACGCTCGCTCGGTGGAGGCGACGTGGTCTGCGTTCTTCGAGGGCTTCGAGCTGGGCGTCTCGCAGGCGAAGGCCAAGGGCGAGCCGCAGGAGTCGGGCACACAGCCGCAGACAGTGGCCGACCTGGAGTTCAACGGCAAGGTCGTCGGCCTGGTCTATAACTACCGCACGCTCGGCCACACCCAGGCGCAGATCAACCCGCTCGACAACAAGCCGGAGGTCAACCCCCGCCTGTCCCTGAGCGAATACAATTTCACCGAGGCGGAGATGGAGCGCGAGGCCTCGAACCCCTTCTTCTTCCGCGGCGCGAAGATGAAACTGCGCAACATGGTCGCAGCGCTCAAGGCCACCTACTCGGGCAAGATCGGCTTCGAGTTCATGCACATCCACAACACCACCGTGCGCCACTGGGTGCGCGAGCGGATCGAGCAGCACGGCTCGAAGGGTGCGGAGAAAACCATGGAGATGCAGGTGAAATCACTGCGCTGGCTGCTTGAGGCGGAGTCCTTCGAGAATTTTCTCGCGAAGAAATTCCTCGGTGAGAAACGCTTCTCGCTGGAGGGCGGCGAGGGCGCGATGGTCGTGCTCAACGCCATTTTGGAGACCTGCCCGAAGCAGGGCGTGCTGGAGATCGAGATGGGCATGGCCCACCGCGGCCGCCTCAACGTGCTGGCGAATTTCGTCCGCAAATCCCTCACCACCCTGCTCTACGAATTCACCCCGGACTACGAGCCCGGCCTCGTCGCGGGCGATGGCGACGTGAAATACCACCTCGGCTACGAGAGCGTCCGCGAGTTCCCCGAGGGCAACGTCCGCGTCAGCCTCGCCGCGAACCCGAGCCACCTTGAGGCGGTCAACGCCGTGGTCGAAGGCAAGGCCCGCGCCCGCCAGCGCGTGATCGGCGACGACGGCGTATCCACCGACCGCAAGCGCGTCCTTCCCATCCTCATCCACGGCGACGCCGCATTCGCGGGCCAGGGCTCGGTCGCGGAGGTGCTGAACCTTTCCCAGCTCCCCGGATACCGCACCGGCGGGACGATCCACCTCATCATCAACAACCAGATCGGCTTCACCACGATGCCTGCCGACGCCCGCTCCTCCGCCTACGCGACGGACGTCGCGAAAATGATCGAGGCTCCCATCCTCCACGTCAACGGCGAGGAACCCATGGAGCTTTTCTGGGCCGCGAAATTCGCCCTGGAGTTCCGCCAGAAGTTCGGCCGCGACATCGTGATCGACATGTATTGCTACCGCCGCCAAGGCCACAATGAGGCGGATCAGGCGGCCTTCACCCAGCCGCTTGTGGCGAAGCACATCGCCGCCCGCGAGACCTTCGGGCAGGTTTACAAGCGCCAGCTCGTCACCGACGGCGTGCTCTCCCAGGCGGATGCCGACGCCCTTGAGCAGGCGATCTGGGATCGGCTTGAGGAAGGCCACAGGAAAATGGTCGAGATGAGCGAGGCGGGTGACCGCACGGTGTTCAGCGGATCGACGGCCATCATCCAGCCGCCCTACACCCACGCACAGGTGCCCACCGGCATCACCCGAGAGCGCCTCCAGCACATCGGGAAAACCCTCACCACCGTCCCGGAAACCTTCCACCTCAACCCCACGCTCGAGAAGCGCTTCATCCCGCGCCGCGTGGAAGCCCTCCAGAACGCCGGCCCCTTCGATTGGGCTTTTGCGGAATCGCTTGCCTTCGGCTCTCTGCTCATGGAGGGCTCGCCAGTCCGCCTTTCCGGCCAGGACTGCCGCCGCGGAACCTTCTCCCAGCGCCATGCGGTGTTCTACGATTACGAGACGCGCGAGCGCTACATCCCGCTGGACAACCTCGCCCCGGACCAGGCGAAATTCTGCGTCTATAACTCCCTGCTCTCCGAGTTCGCGGTGCTTGGTTTCGACTACGGATACTCGCTCTCCTACCCCAGCATGCTGCTGATGTGGGAGGCGCAGTTCGGGGATTTCTCCAACGGCGCCCAGGTCATCATCGACCAGTTCATTTCTTCCGCCGAATCGAAATGGCAGACCCCGTCCGATCTCGTCATGCTCCTCCCCCACGGCTACGAGGGCATGGGCCCGGAGCACTCCAGCGCCCGGCTCGAGCGTTTCCTCCAGCTCTGCGCGGAGCAAAACATGATCGTCGGGAACTTCACCACCCCGGCCCAATACTTCCACGCACTGCGCCGCCAGAAGCACCGCGATTTCCGCAAGCCGCTCATCCTGATGACCCCGAAAAGCCTGCTCGGAAGGCCGGAGGCCGTTTCGGCCGAAGCCGATTTCCTCGAGGGCACCTGCTTCCAGGAAATCCTCCCGGACATCATGGCGTTTGAGAACCCCGCCGATGTGAAACGCATTGTCTTCTGCTCAGGAAAGGTTTTCTACGACCTCGCCGCCCACCGCAAGGAAGCGGGCATCACAGACACCGCGATCATCCGCATCGAGCAGCTCTACCCCTTCCACGGCGAGCTCGTCTCCGCCCTCGCGAGCCAGTTCCCGGAGGTTTCCGGATTCGTCTGGTGCCAGGAGGAGCCGCAGAAC comes from Akkermansiaceae bacterium and encodes:
- a CDS encoding ABC transporter ATP-binding protein; this translates as MIEATNLSKRYGRHLAVRDVSFSVARGEIVGFLGPNGAGKTTTLRMLTGYLPPSGGSARIADFDIFRQSIEARKRIGYMPENVPLYDDMRVREYLSFRARIKGLSNSDARRRVSHVIDTCGLEGVRRKMIKTLSKGYRQRVGLADALVHQPDLLILDEPTNGLDPIQIRQIRELIKHLSLNHTVLISTHILSEVEMIANRVIIIDGGKIKAADTPQNLISEMRAAGRVQVELEAAAETALPILSDLPNVKKVTAEELGDGWIRCTLWSDSGTDTRQSISTIAAHNNWPLRSLFRHEATLEDVFVELTRKD
- a CDS encoding 2-oxoglutarate dehydrogenase E1 component, whose protein sequence is MNSSVSARLNADLLDEKYALWCEDARSVEATWSAFFEGFELGVSQAKAKGEPQESGTQPQTVADLEFNGKVVGLVYNYRTLGHTQAQINPLDNKPEVNPRLSLSEYNFTEAEMEREASNPFFFRGAKMKLRNMVAALKATYSGKIGFEFMHIHNTTVRHWVRERIEQHGSKGAEKTMEMQVKSLRWLLEAESFENFLAKKFLGEKRFSLEGGEGAMVVLNAILETCPKQGVLEIEMGMAHRGRLNVLANFVRKSLTTLLYEFTPDYEPGLVAGDGDVKYHLGYESVREFPEGNVRVSLAANPSHLEAVNAVVEGKARARQRVIGDDGVSTDRKRVLPILIHGDAAFAGQGSVAEVLNLSQLPGYRTGGTIHLIINNQIGFTTMPADARSSAYATDVAKMIEAPILHVNGEEPMELFWAAKFALEFRQKFGRDIVIDMYCYRRQGHNEADQAAFTQPLVAKHIAARETFGQVYKRQLVTDGVLSQADADALEQAIWDRLEEGHRKMVEMSEAGDRTVFSGSTAIIQPPYTHAQVPTGITRERLQHIGKTLTTVPETFHLNPTLEKRFIPRRVEALQNAGPFDWAFAESLAFGSLLMEGSPVRLSGQDCRRGTFSQRHAVFYDYETRERYIPLDNLAPDQAKFCVYNSLLSEFAVLGFDYGYSLSYPSMLLMWEAQFGDFSNGAQVIIDQFISSAESKWQTPSDLVMLLPHGYEGMGPEHSSARLERFLQLCAEQNMIVGNFTTPAQYFHALRRQKHRDFRKPLILMTPKSLLGRPEAVSAEADFLEGTCFQEILPDIMAFENPADVKRIVFCSGKVFYDLAAHRKEAGITDTAIIRIEQLYPFHGELVSALASQFPEVSGFVWCQEEPQNMGAYSYIAPRLQETLGTAVRYAGRKPGSSPAAGSKAMHYREQKALLTKAFEI